One segment of Proteiniborus ethanoligenes DNA contains the following:
- the secG gene encoding preprotein translocase subunit SecG has product MTILFYILIVIASLALIASILLQSGKSAGLSGSIGGGAESIWGKSKGRSYEGILSKVTTVSAIVFVISALVLTALQ; this is encoded by the coding sequence ATGACTATATTATTTTATATTTTAATAGTGATAGCAAGTTTAGCTCTTATTGCTAGTATATTATTGCAATCAGGAAAAAGCGCAGGACTATCTGGAAGTATAGGTGGTGGTGCAGAGAGTATTTGGGGTAAAAGCAAAGGAAGAAGTTATGAAGGGATACTTAGCAAAGTAACTACTGTTTCTGCAATAGTATTCGTGATATCAGCTTTAGTTTTAACTGCGTTGCAGTAA